The stretch of DNA AGTGCGGAGGCTACCGTCTGGATGCCATCAAGCATATCAACCATGAATTCATCAAAGAATTCGCGCTTGCCATGAAGAAGAAGCGCGGCGAAGACTTCTATATCGTCGGCGAATTTTGGAATCCTGAGCTTGCCGCCTGCCAGCAGTTTCTGGACACCATCGACTACAAAATTGATCTGTTCGATGTCTCCTTGCACTATAAGCTACAAGCGGCCGCTCAAGCTGGCAGATCATTCGATCTTCGGACGATCTTTGACGATACCCTGGTCAAATCCCATCCCTTAAATGCAGTTACGTTCGTGGACAACCATGACTCCCAGCCAAATGAGTCTCTCGAATCCTGGGTGCAGGACTGGTTCAAGCCAAGCGCCTATGCGCTGATCCTTCTTCGCAAGGATGGCTACCCGGCCGTGTTCTACGGCGACTACTACGGTATTGGCGGCAAAGAGCCGATTCCAGGCAAGAAGGACGCCATCGACTCTCTGCTGTATGCACGCTATCACAAAGCCTACGGAGCCCAAGAAGATTACTTCGATCATCCCAATACCATCGGCTGGGTTCGGCGCGGAGTATCCGAGTTCAAAGGGTCGGGCTGTGCCGTCATTATTGCAAATGGAGACCATGGAGAGAAGCACATGTTTGTAGGTCAGGAACGCGCAGGCGAGACTTGGATCGACCTAACGGGAAACCGCAAGGATCAGATTCGGATCGAAGAGGATGGATCGGCGGTCTTCCCCGTGAACGGCGGCAGCGTGTCTGTCTGGGCTCTTCCGACCGAAGACAACAAGCAGGAAGCCTCATAATGCACGGTCTCCTGGAGCCCGTCAGACAGCGAATAGACCGGCTCCCAGTCCAGCAGCCGCCGGGCTTTGCGATTATCCAGCAGGCTGTGGACGATATCCCCTTCCACCGCACGCTCATAGAGTAGCTGGCGGTGTGGAGGGGTAAGTCCTTCAAGCAGATGCAGCAAGGCAGCAATCGATACCGGCTGACGGCTGCTGATATTCATGACCTCCCGGTCCCCCCGGGTAAGTGCGGCGATATTGGCCTCAGCGACGTCCTTCACATAAATGAAATCCCGGGTCTGTGTCCCATCCCCTCGGATGGTCACGGGCAGCTTATGCAGCAGCCGATCGATAAATATGGCCACTACGCCGCCTTCTCCCCCGGAGGTTTGCCGCATGCCATATACATTGGCATACCGCAGTATTCCATAGTTGAGGCCATATCGCTCCGCAAAGGTCTGTATGTACATTTCCGAGACCCGCTTTGACATACCGTAGAACGACAAAGGCGAGGTTTCGTGATCCTCCCCGATCGGCAGCTCTATGGGATTGCCGTACACGGCGGCAGATGAGGAGAAAATCACCTTCTTCACTTCATAGCGGACGCATTGCCGAAGCAGATGAATCGTGCCCATAATATTCGTCTTCGCATCGACGAAGGGGTCCTGCAAAGAGCGCTTCACGCTGATTTGGCCTGCCAGGTGAATGCAGTAATCCGGACGCTCTTGTTCAAATATATCTGCCAGCTGCTCTGACCCTATATCCAAGTCGTAGTAGTTCACCTGGCCCTTAAGACCAAGCTGCTCCTTCCCCCCTGGCGCATAGTCGATGACAGCAACTTCATAGCCGCGGGCAACCAGCAGTTCAACAGTATGGCGGCCAATAAATCCGGCTCCACCAGTAACGAGTACCTTCATCGTTCCTCCGACTCTCCATTCTTCTATACATAGTTATCAATCAATGTATGACTTGGCCTATCCAAATATACCGTAAGATGTAAGCTAGCGCCCTGATCAAGATCCCATGTACAGTAAGATGAACGAAGGCAGCATGCGGCAATCAGCGCACGGAATAGGCCTTCCGAAGCTTCTCCCACTCCGTCATATCGGGAACCCAGTAGTAGAGCTCTGCCTTCACCATGGGGTCCCATGCGCGCTTGCCTTCACCCGGAAGCTGGTCATAGCTCAGGTGGTTCCCCTTCAGATCTTTGGCCAGCCAAGCAAGGCTCACCAAATCTCCATCCTCCAGATTGGTATCCACCAAGTCCTCACGAATTTCCTCAATCAGCGGCTTGATCCGGAGCAAATTTCTGGGCTCAAGCAGCTTGTTAATCAACGCCTTCAACGCCTGAGCTTGATGCTCTTGGCGTCCTTGATCCCCTCCCGGGAGAGAACGGCGCTCACGGACGAAATGAAGGGCGGTCTCTCCATTCAAATGAACTTCCCCTTTAGGCAGGGTCTGCTGTGCATAAGTTAGCGTAACCGGCTCATCCAGCTCTAAGTCCAGTCCGCCAATCTTATCGACAAATCGTTCAAAGCCGGCAAAATCGGTTTTGACATAATAATTGATCTTACAGCTGCACAAATTACTGACAGCCTGTAGAGCCGCCTCTGTCCCCGCATGGCTTCCGCTCTTGCGCTCGCCCAGGATGTGAGCATGGTTGATCTTCGTATAGCCAATCCCCGGAAGCTGCACTCTCGTATCGCGCGGAATCGACAGCAGCCGGACCTTCCGCAATTCAGGATCGACATGAATCAGCATCAGCACATCGGTTCGGGAGCTTTCCGCCCCCCTTGCATCAATCCCGAGCAGAAGCAGGTTGAAGCCATCGAGCTTTAGCGATTCTGCTTGAGAGGGTGCGCTTGGTTCAGCGGCTGAGTTTGCCTGTTCTCCCAGAGGGCTCCCTGCCTGGAGCATTCCTACTGCCTTCTGGGGAGCGACCAGCACCGGGAGCTGCTGCGGACGGAAGTGGCGGCCAGGCTCCCACTCTAAGTAGGCGAAGATGCCAAAAAAAATAAGCAGCACTAAAGTCGAAGCCGCTGCGATCAGCCACTTGGTTCGGCGTCTCATCAGGCTTCCTCCCTGATGAGGGGAGCATCCTTCTGGACTACGCCCCTAGCAGGCTCCCGGTGCACCATAACCCGCAAGGTCTGGAGCATAATCTGCAGATCCAGCAGAGGGGAGTAGCTGTTGATATACATCAGATCAAACCGCAGCTTATCGGAGGGGTCAGTAGTATAGTTGCCCATCACCTGGGCGAGCCCTGTCAGTCCAGGCTTCACCATGAACCGCTGGGAATAATGCGGCAGCTCTTCCTTAAAGCGCTCGGTAAAAAAGGCGCGTTCCGGACGGGGACCGACCAGACTCATATGCCCTAGCAGCACATTGATGAGCTGGGGCAGCTCATCCAGCCGCGTGGCCCGAATCCACTGACCAAGCCGGGTGATGCGGGCATCTGCAGCTCCGGCCAACACCGGGCCCGTGGCCGCCTCCGCATTCTCCACCATGCTGCGAAATTTATACAGCAGGAAAGGCCTCTCATAACGGCCCAAGCGCTCCTGCACAAAGAAGGCGGAGCCTTTGGAGGTCAGAGGGATCAGAACGCACAACAACAGCATGACCGGAGAGGCCAAGATGAGCAGCGCCAGGGAGAAGATGACATCGGCCGCTCTTTTGACCAGCCGCTCCCAGGGGTCAAGCTGAGGGGGAAGCAAAGAGTACAGCAAAAGATCATCCAGCTGCTGCGTTTCAGCCTTCTGCAGGGTTAGTTCATAAAAATCGGGGACCAGGAGCACCTCAATGCGCCGCTCTCCTGCCATGCGGATCAGCCGGTTCCTTAAGGAAGGGGCCACGCCCTGCCCGATCATCAGCACATCAACCTGGTCCCATATGCCTTCCTGCAGTCTGCTCGAGGCCTCCTGACCGCGCAGGACACGGATGATATCAAACCAGGCGGAGCCTGCATGGTTCACGCGGTCCAACAAGGCGCTCGCAGAAGGCTCCGTTCCCGTGACGACCAGTGCGCGGCGTCTGGCATGAAGTGCGCGCTGCAGCAGAAATAACAACAGCCTCACCCCGAACGTCAGGGCGATTTGAATGAGAAAGGCCATGAAAACAACGGTGCGCGGCAGACTGAAGGTCTTCAGCCAATAATTCAGCACAATGAGAAAGACAGCAATGAATGCATGGGCCAGCACCAGATTGTACAGCAGCTTGCCCGGCTGCTGTCTTCCGGCAAAGTCATACAGGTGAAACAAGTAATAAGCCGAGACGGTAAGCACGCCCAGCCAAGGGGCGTATTGCAGGAACGAAGTCCATTCCGCCACCGGAATGCCGGATGGGAATTTCAGCCCGTAGGCCAGCAGATACACTCCATAAACAAACAATATATCAAGCAGCAGTACAGCCGCCTTCAAGCTGCTCCAGCGGAACAACCTCATGCCTGACTTCCTCCCTTTCTCTCTCCCGGATCAAGCAAGGCGGCATAAACCTCCTCCAGCCTGGCTCGAACCGGATCCAGTGCATATTTTGCAGCCTTGCGCTGGCTGCTTGCGCCCATCTGCGTGCGCAGTAAAGGATCATCATACAGCCTGCGCAGGGCCCCAGCAGTCGCCCGGTAGTCCCCAACCGGGACGACAAAGCCATTCTCCTCCGGCTGCACCAGCTCCCGGCTGCCCCGGACATCGGTGACAACGAGCGGCTTGCCTGCGGCCAAACCCTCCAGCAGCACCTTGGGCAGACCCTCCCGCCGCGAGACCAGCGCCACGACGTCGGCAGCCTGCATCCACTGCGCGATATCGCGGCGGTAACCGAGAAAGCGCACAGCCTGCTCCAGCTGGAGGCGGGAGACCAGCTCCCGGCAGCGAAGCTCCCAACCTCCGGCTCCGGCGAGCAGAAGGATAACCGGTATGCCCTCCCGGATCAGCTCATGAACAGCCCGAATCAGCTGCTCCTGATTCTTGTTGCGGTTCAGCTCGGCCGCGCAGAGCACGATCATCGGCCTGGCCGCTGAAGCCTGCAGTCCCAGTCCGCTGAGCAGCTGCTCCTCTGCCGGGCCCTCAATCGGCTCCAGCTGGACGCCGACCCCGGGAAGCTGCAGCGCATGGCGGCGTACCGGGAAGTGCGCGGCACGGCGATAATCCTCCTCATTCAAGGTAATGAGCACATCGGTCCAGCGAGCCATGAGCCGCTCCAGCGGATAATAGAGCAGCCAGTTCAGCAGCGGAGCGCCTCGGTAAAAGTGAAAGCCGTGCGCGGTGTACACCACATTCCTCAGGCCAGCGCAGGCTGCCGCCAGGCGGGTAATCAGCGCGGCATTCGGGGTATGGGTATGAATGAATTCATACCGCTCCTGCCGAAAGCAGCCAAGAAGCTGGCGCAGCGCC from Paenibacillus sp. CAA11 encodes:
- a CDS encoding alpha-amylase, translating into MNRNHTLMQFFEWYLEPDGSHWRRLARLAPELKQAGIDSVWIPPVTKGQSPEDTGYGVYDLYDLGEFEQKGARRTKYGTKEELVEAIAACQKNGIVVYVDLVMNHKAGADETERFQVVEVNPENRNEEISEPFEIEGWTKFTFPGRKGKYSSFVWNHEYFNGTDYDASRKKTGIYRILGENKGWNKNVDDEFGNYDYLMFANIDYGHPAVRQEMIRWGKWLVDTLQCGGYRLDAIKHINHEFIKEFALAMKKKRGEDFYIVGEFWNPELAACQQFLDTIDYKIDLFDVSLHYKLQAAAQAGRSFDLRTIFDDTLVKSHPLNAVTFVDNHDSQPNESLESWVQDWFKPSAYALILLRKDGYPAVFYGDYYGIGGKEPIPGKKDAIDSLLYARYHKAYGAQEDYFDHPNTIGWVRRGVSEFKGSGCAVIIANGDHGEKHMFVGQERAGETWIDLTGNRKDQIRIEEDGSAVFPVNGGSVSVWALPTEDNKQEAS
- a CDS encoding sugar transferase; the encoded protein is MRLFRWSSLKAAVLLLDILFVYGVYLLAYGLKFPSGIPVAEWTSFLQYAPWLGVLTVSAYYLFHLYDFAGRQQPGKLLYNLVLAHAFIAVFLIVLNYWLKTFSLPRTVVFMAFLIQIALTFGVRLLLFLLQRALHARRRALVVTGTEPSASALLDRVNHAGSAWFDIIRVLRGQEASSRLQEGIWDQVDVLMIGQGVAPSLRNRLIRMAGERRIEVLLVPDFYELTLQKAETQQLDDLLLYSLLPPQLDPWERLVKRAADVIFSLALLILASPVMLLLCVLIPLTSKGSAFFVQERLGRYERPFLLYKFRSMVENAEAATGPVLAGAADARITRLGQWIRATRLDELPQLINVLLGHMSLVGPRPERAFFTERFKEELPHYSQRFMVKPGLTGLAQVMGNYTTDPSDKLRFDLMYINSYSPLLDLQIMLQTLRVMVHREPARGVVQKDAPLIREEA
- a CDS encoding NAD-dependent epimerase/dehydratase family protein, which gives rise to MKVLVTGGAGFIGRHTVELLVARGYEVAVIDYAPGGKEQLGLKGQVNYYDLDIGSEQLADIFEQERPDYCIHLAGQISVKRSLQDPFVDAKTNIMGTIHLLRQCVRYEVKKVIFSSSAAVYGNPIELPIGEDHETSPLSFYGMSKRVSEMYIQTFAERYGLNYGILRYANVYGMRQTSGGEGGVVAIFIDRLLHKLPVTIRGDGTQTRDFIYVKDVAEANIAALTRGDREVMNISSRQPVSIAALLHLLEGLTPPHRQLLYERAVEGDIVHSLLDNRKARRLLDWEPVYSLSDGLQETVHYEASCLLSSVGRAQTDTLPPFTGKTADPSSSIRI
- a CDS encoding glycosyltransferase family 4 protein gives rise to the protein METKKIAYTATVYSHLAHFHLPFLRDLREKGYEVHAYAGADALRDEVEQAGVRCVDVPFSRSPLSLGNWAALRQLLGCFRQERYEFIHTHTPNAALITRLAAACAGLRNVVYTAHGFHFYRGAPLLNWLLYYPLERLMARWTDVLITLNEEDYRRAAHFPVRRHALQLPGVGVQLEPIEGPAEEQLLSGLGLQASAARPMIVLCAAELNRNKNQEQLIRAVHELIREGIPVILLLAGAGGWELRCRELVSRLQLEQAVRFLGYRRDIAQWMQAADVVALVSRREGLPKVLLEGLAAGKPLVVTDVRGSRELVQPEENGFVVPVGDYRATAGALRRLYDDPLLRTQMGASSQRKAAKYALDPVRARLEEVYAALLDPGERKGGSQA
- a CDS encoding LCP family protein, giving the protein MRRRTKWLIAAASTLVLLIFFGIFAYLEWEPGRHFRPQQLPVLVAPQKAVGMLQAGSPLGEQANSAAEPSAPSQAESLKLDGFNLLLLGIDARGAESSRTDVLMLIHVDPELRKVRLLSIPRDTRVQLPGIGYTKINHAHILGERKSGSHAGTEAALQAVSNLCSCKINYYVKTDFAGFERFVDKIGGLDLELDEPVTLTYAQQTLPKGEVHLNGETALHFVRERRSLPGGDQGRQEHQAQALKALINKLLEPRNLLRIKPLIEEIREDLVDTNLEDGDLVSLAWLAKDLKGNHLSYDQLPGEGKRAWDPMVKAELYYWVPDMTEWEKLRKAYSVR